One genomic region from Doryrhamphus excisus isolate RoL2022-K1 chromosome 14, RoL_Dexc_1.0, whole genome shotgun sequence encodes:
- the eny2 gene encoding transcription and mRNA export factor ENY2, with protein sequence MSKDSQMRAAINQKLIEMGERERLKELLRAKLVECGWKDQLKAHCKDVIREKGLEHVTVEDLVTEITPKGRALVPDSVKKELLQRIRAFLAQHATL encoded by the exons ATGAGCAAAGACTCCCAGATGAGGGCTGCGATTAACCAGAAGCTCATAGAAATGGGGGAACGGGAGCG GTTGAAGGAGCTGCTGAGGGCAAAGCTGGTGGAGTGTGGATGGAAGGATCAACTGAAGGCACATTGCAAAG ACGTGATTCGAGAAAAAGGCTTGGAGCATGTCACCGTGGAGGACCTGGTCACAGAAATCACACCCAAAGGGAGAG CGCTCGTTCCCGACAGCGTGAAAAAGGAGCTCCTGCAGAGAATCCGAGCGTTTCTAGCTCAACATGCAACCTTGTGA